A single genomic interval of Syntrophales bacterium harbors:
- the ilvC gene encoding ketol-acid reductoisomerase yields MAKINFGGIWEEVVTSDEFPLEKARAVLSGETIAILGYGVQGPGQALNLRDNGIRVIVGQREGGATWQKAIRDGFVPGETLFSVEEAAKRGTIIEYLLSDAGQTQLWPIVKPCLTKGKTLYFSHGFSITYSKQTGVVPPADIDVILVAPKGSGRSVRNNFLDKSGINSSYAIFQDATGKATEKTIALGIAVGSGYLFPTTFEKEVFSDLTGERGVLMGCLAGVMEAQYNVLRKNGHSPSEAFNETVEELTQSLIRLVAEKGMDWMYANCSTTAQRGALDWKGPFREAVAPTFEKLYESVRSGEETRIVLSANSAPDYREKLDAELEAMKNSEMWQAGAAVRALRPENRK; encoded by the coding sequence ATGGCAAAGATCAATTTTGGCGGCATTTGGGAGGAGGTTGTTACCTCGGATGAGTTTCCTTTGGAGAAGGCACGGGCGGTCCTCAGCGGGGAAACGATCGCGATTTTAGGCTACGGGGTGCAGGGGCCCGGCCAGGCGCTTAACCTTAGGGACAACGGGATTCGGGTGATTGTCGGACAGCGCGAGGGAGGCGCAACCTGGCAGAAGGCCATCCGCGACGGTTTCGTCCCCGGCGAAACCCTTTTTTCGGTAGAAGAAGCGGCGAAGCGGGGGACGATCATCGAATATCTGCTCTCCGATGCCGGGCAGACACAGCTTTGGCCCATTGTCAAACCGTGCCTGACCAAGGGTAAAACCCTTTATTTTTCTCATGGATTCTCAATTACGTACAGCAAGCAGACGGGCGTCGTTCCCCCGGCGGATATCGATGTGATCCTCGTGGCGCCCAAGGGCTCCGGCCGCTCGGTGAGAAACAACTTTCTCGACAAGAGCGGCATCAATTCCAGCTACGCGATCTTTCAGGATGCTACCGGCAAGGCAACGGAAAAGACCATAGCCCTCGGCATCGCCGTTGGTTCCGGCTATCTTTTCCCGACGACGTTTGAGAAGGAAGTCTTCAGCGATCTAACCGGCGAACGGGGCGTTTTGATGGGCTGCCTCGCCGGCGTCATGGAAGCCCAGTACAATGTGCTGCGGAAAAACGGCCACAGCCCGAGCGAGGCGTTCAATGAAACCGTGGAAGAACTGACCCAGAGCCTGATCCGCCTGGTTGCGGAAAAGGGGATGGACTGGATGTACGCCAACTGCAGCACGACCGCCCAGCGCGGCGCCCTCGACTGGAAGGGGCCTTTCCGGGAAGCCGTCGCCCCGACGTTCGAAAAGCTATATGAAAGCGTTCGTTCCGGTGAGGAAACGCGCATTGTCCTTTCGGCAAACAGCGCCCCTGATTATCGGGAAAAACTGGACGCCGAACTGGAGGCGATGAAAAACAGCGAGATGTGGCAGGCGGGCGCCGCTGTCCGCGCGCTTCGTCCGGAAAACCGGAAATAA
- the ilvN gene encoding acetolactate synthase small subunit has translation MAVQEHIISLLVNNQPGVLSRIAGVFSSKGYNIRSLCVAETTNPDVSRITLTSRADRDFTDKIKKQLDRLVDIVSVTDLTDIPSVKRELMIIGLRIKEENRQEILRAIDLFGCKIVAMDEDYLILEITANTDKTAAILKFFEPFGVEEMNRTGAIAVFRQPPGR, from the coding sequence ATGGCAGTTCAGGAACATATCATTTCGCTGCTCGTCAACAACCAGCCCGGGGTGCTCTCCCGGATTGCCGGCGTCTTCAGCAGCAAGGGCTACAATATACGGAGCCTCTGCGTCGCCGAAACCACCAATCCCGATGTTTCGCGGATTACGCTTACCAGCCGGGCGGACAGGGATTTTACCGACAAGATCAAAAAACAGCTCGACCGGCTTGTCGATATCGTTTCGGTGACCGATCTGACCGATATCCCTTCCGTCAAGCGGGAACTGATGATCATCGGTCTGCGCATCAAAGAGGAAAACCGCCAGGAGATTCTCCGGGCAATCGATCTGTTCGGCTGCAAAATCGTCGCGATGGATGAGGATTATCTTATTTTGGAAATTACGGCCAATACTGACAAGACTGCGGCAATACTCAAGTTTTTCGAACCGTTCGGGGTGGAGGAGATGAATCGGACCGGGGCGATTGCCGTTTTCCGACAGCCGCCCGGACGGTAA
- the ilvB gene encoding biosynthetic-type acetolactate synthase large subunit produces the protein MKTIGADIVLQVLEEEGVEAIFGYPGANTLPLNDRLADSHIRHYLMRHEQAAAHAADGYARVTGKTGVCLATSGPGATNLVTGIATAYMDSTPLVAITAQVNSDLWGRDAFQETDIIGITMPITKHSFMVRDPEQLASSLRSAFRLARSGRPGPVLLDIPRDILGALDSGNARNIPENTPLPHENGEALVRIAEALNRSERPIILVGGGVKLGEACELATAFVKKTGIPFVSTMMGIGSIISGNGYDLGFIGTHGNQLANSMIHQSDFILALGSRFTERSTSVISKFAPLASVAQIDIDPTSIGKNIKVDFQWIGDIKDALVALAELVPPRDRSQWETRINEERALLAAKEGDDGCGEAGLLIRKIQAALPQDAIVIPDVGLNQIWTVRSWQCLSPRSLITTGGMGTMGFSLPAAIGVKIGAPDREVVTVSGDGGFLMNIQELATISSYCLPLKIVVLNNGHLGMIRQMQDLFFESRFTTCALGDTVDLVAVARGFGIPAERIPAHGNPDAAIARMKEAKGPYLVEVVIDQDTYVYPIIPPGKSNVEMISGK, from the coding sequence ATGAAAACCATTGGCGCGGACATTGTTTTACAAGTTCTGGAAGAAGAAGGGGTGGAAGCGATTTTCGGGTATCCGGGGGCCAACACCCTGCCCCTCAATGATCGGCTTGCCGACAGTCACATCCGCCACTACCTGATGCGCCACGAACAGGCGGCGGCGCACGCTGCCGACGGCTACGCCCGGGTAACCGGCAAAACAGGGGTATGCCTTGCCACATCAGGTCCCGGTGCGACCAATCTTGTTACCGGCATTGCCACCGCCTACATGGATTCCACCCCGCTGGTCGCAATCACCGCCCAGGTGAACAGCGACCTCTGGGGCCGGGATGCCTTCCAGGAGACGGACATCATCGGGATTACGATGCCCATCACCAAACACAGCTTCATGGTGCGGGACCCCGAGCAGCTTGCCTCATCTCTGCGCAGCGCCTTTCGCCTGGCCCGCTCCGGCAGGCCCGGCCCGGTTCTGCTCGATATTCCCCGGGATATTCTCGGCGCTCTTGACAGCGGCAACGCACGGAACATTCCGGAAAACACTCCGTTGCCCCATGAAAACGGCGAGGCGCTTGTCCGGATTGCCGAGGCGCTTAATCGCAGCGAACGGCCAATCATCCTGGTCGGGGGGGGTGTCAAGCTTGGCGAAGCCTGCGAACTGGCAACCGCTTTTGTCAAGAAAACCGGCATACCCTTTGTTTCCACGATGATGGGCATCGGTTCGATCATCTCCGGCAACGGCTACGACCTCGGCTTCATTGGCACCCACGGAAACCAACTGGCCAACAGCATGATCCACCAGTCCGATTTCATCCTCGCCTTGGGCTCCCGCTTTACCGAGCGGAGCACCTCCGTCATTTCCAAGTTCGCGCCGCTGGCGTCGGTCGCTCAGATCGATATCGACCCCACCTCGATCGGGAAAAACATCAAGGTCGATTTTCAATGGATCGGTGATATCAAAGACGCCCTTGTCGCTCTTGCCGAACTTGTGCCTCCCCGTGATCGCTCCCAATGGGAAACAAGAATAAACGAGGAACGGGCGCTGTTGGCGGCAAAAGAGGGCGATGACGGTTGCGGGGAGGCGGGTTTGCTGATTCGCAAAATTCAGGCCGCGCTGCCCCAGGACGCGATTGTCATTCCCGATGTGGGACTCAACCAGATATGGACCGTCCGCTCCTGGCAGTGCCTTTCTCCCCGCAGCCTCATTACCACCGGCGGCATGGGGACAATGGGCTTTTCCCTCCCCGCCGCGATCGGCGTGAAAATCGGCGCCCCCGATCGGGAAGTGGTTACTGTCAGCGGCGATGGCGGTTTTTTGATGAATATCCAGGAACTGGCGACGATCAGCTCGTACTGTCTGCCGCTCAAGATCGTTGTCCTCAATAACGGCCACCTCGGAATGATCCGTCAGATGCAGGATTTGTTTTTTGAATCGCGTTTTACGACCTGCGCCCTCGGCGACACGGTTGATCTTGTCGCCGTCGCGCGCGGCTTCGGCATCCCCGCCGAACGGATTCCCGCGCATGGCAACCCGGACGCGGCAATCGCGCGGATGAAAGAGGCGAAAGGCCCCTATCTCGTGGAGGTGGTCATCGATCAGGACACCTACGTCTATCCGATCATTCCTCCGGGCAAGTCAAACGTGGAGATGATTTCCGGCAAATAA